One region of Syntrophobacter fumaroxidans MPOB genomic DNA includes:
- the pssA gene encoding CDP-diacylglycerol--serine O-phosphatidyltransferase, with translation MSPEIKRRRPRKRKWRRFREGEVARGTYIVPNLFTTANLFSGFFGIVSAIDAHFDRAAIAILVSCVFDILDGKVARFTRATSRFGVEYDSLADLVAFGVTPALLMYLWALRPFGRLGWLAAFVFVACGALRLARFNVQTETASKKYFVGLPIPGAASVVATTLLFIEVLEITLPPSGGVLLLVATYILGFLMVSTVPYNSFKDFEIVKAKPITVLFVAVLGLTIVAVNPGLMLFLMLMVYLVSGPVRYVIWRLKGKPGTPVVEPPKSVEAAEEGPGQPAPAEEQSQT, from the coding sequence ATGTCGCCTGAAATAAAGAGGCGGCGCCCGAGGAAGCGCAAGTGGCGCCGATTCAGGGAAGGTGAAGTGGCCAGGGGCACTTATATCGTGCCGAATCTCTTCACCACGGCCAACCTGTTCAGCGGCTTTTTCGGCATCGTGAGCGCCATCGACGCACACTTCGACAGGGCCGCCATAGCGATTCTGGTTTCGTGCGTGTTCGACATCCTGGACGGAAAGGTGGCCCGGTTCACGCGGGCAACCAGCCGTTTCGGCGTCGAATACGATTCTCTTGCGGATCTGGTGGCCTTCGGCGTGACCCCGGCCCTGTTGATGTACCTGTGGGCCCTTCGGCCTTTCGGACGACTCGGCTGGCTGGCCGCCTTTGTTTTCGTGGCCTGCGGAGCCCTGCGGCTGGCCAGATTCAACGTGCAGACGGAAACCGCGAGCAAGAAATACTTCGTGGGTTTGCCGATTCCCGGTGCGGCGAGCGTCGTGGCGACCACCCTGCTGTTCATCGAGGTGCTGGAGATCACGCTGCCGCCGTCCGGAGGGGTCCTCCTGCTCGTGGCCACGTACATCCTCGGTTTCCTGATGGTCAGCACGGTCCCCTACAACAGCTTCAAAGATTTTGAAATCGTCAAGGCCAAACCCATCACGGTTCTGTTCGTGGCTGTTCTCGGGCTGACGATCGTGGCCGTCAACCCCGGCCTGATGCTCTTCCTGATGCTTATGGTCTACCTCGTATCGGGACCGGTCCGCTATGTCATATGGCGTCTCAAGGGAAAACCCGGTACGCCGGTGGTCGAGCCGCCCAAGTCGGTGGAGGCCGCGGAGGAGGGCCCCGGGCAACCGGCGCCCGCCGAAGAACAGTCTCAAACCTGA
- a CDS encoding phosphatidylserine decarboxylase family protein produces MDRTDFRQKSAHIPVAREGVPFIVAGMFVTFVAAILGCSFLAWVLTAVTLLVGHFFRDPERVAMAGDRELVSCADGKVIAIDRVESARFIPGPRLRISIFMSVFDVHVNRIPCSGIVRGVCYQKGRFLAANRAAAGRENEQNWLWIRTDEGADIVLTQVAGLIARRIVCWPGADDKVVRGERFGMIRFGSRMDVYVPEDSEFLVSRGQHVYGGETALCRLK; encoded by the coding sequence TTGGATCGCACGGACTTTCGACAGAAATCGGCACACATTCCGGTGGCGCGGGAAGGGGTTCCGTTCATTGTTGCGGGGATGTTCGTCACCTTTGTTGCCGCGATTTTGGGATGTTCGTTCCTTGCCTGGGTTCTGACGGCGGTGACTTTACTCGTTGGGCATTTTTTCCGCGATCCCGAGCGGGTGGCCATGGCGGGCGATCGAGAACTGGTCTCCTGCGCCGACGGGAAGGTGATCGCCATCGACAGGGTAGAGTCGGCGCGGTTCATCCCGGGACCGCGTCTGCGGATCAGCATTTTCATGTCCGTGTTCGATGTTCATGTGAATCGCATTCCCTGTTCGGGGATCGTTCGGGGTGTGTGCTATCAGAAAGGACGCTTTCTTGCGGCGAATCGAGCCGCAGCCGGCCGGGAGAACGAACAGAACTGGCTCTGGATTCGGACCGATGAGGGAGCCGACATCGTTCTGACGCAGGTCGCCGGGCTCATTGCCCGCCGGATCGTGTGCTGGCCGGGCGCCGACGACAAGGTGGTCAGGGGGGAGCGTTTCGGGATGATTCGCTTCGGGTCGCGCATGGATGTCTACGTTCCGGAAGACAGTGAGTTCCTGGTGTCTCGCGGGCAGCACGTCTACGGGGGAGAAACCGCCTTATGTCGCCTGAAATAA